The following coding sequences are from one Panicum hallii strain FIL2 chromosome 5, PHallii_v3.1, whole genome shotgun sequence window:
- the LOC112895646 gene encoding uncharacterized protein LOC112895646: MKDTNKPTRASRSGGKLLYVVHMLLFISLGFVLGMASIAKLPNFSIPFVVPSLPSPKPSALPPPPPTPPPAPQELQMELMSFLPPSGVIHNMTDEELFWRASMAPKLRRTPYHRVPKVAFLFLVRGDLPLRPLWEKFFAGHEGLYTIYVHADPSYTGSPPEDSVFYGRMIPSQKTKWGDVSLVEAESRLLASALLDYGNERFVLLSEACIPVRNFTTVHAFLAGSATSFVDSYGDGDCRARYDRYFAERTNITIEHWRKGAQWFEMDRALALEVVADEPYIQMFRGFCVGRWRCLTDEHYLPTLLSLLGWGPRNANRTLTYADWKRPQGMHPHTYDKVEVTEELVRRIREDGGNRCFYNGARNGICNLFARKFAPDTLEALLRLAPKVMGFG, encoded by the exons ATGAAGGACACAAACAAGCCCACCCGGGCGTCGCGCTCCGGCGGGAAGCTCCTGTACGTGGTTCATATGCTTCTCTTCATCTCCTTGGGATTTGTCCTGGGCATGGCATCCATAGCCAAGCTCCCAAACTTCAGCATCCCTTTCGTCGTGCCATCGCTGCCCTCTCCAAAGCCGTCGGcacttcctccgccgccgcctacgCCGCCCCCAGCACCACAGGAGCTCCAGATGGAGCTGATGAGCTTCCTTCCGCCGAGCGGCGTCATACACAACATGACCGACGAGGAGCTATTCTGGAGGGCGTCAATGGCGCCGAAGCTCCGCCGCACGCCCTACCACCGCGTGCCGAAGGTCGCCTTCTTGTTCCTGGTGAGAGGGGACCTGCCGCTGCGGCCGCTGTGGGAGAAGTTCTTCGCGGGGCACGAGGGGCTCTACACCATATACGTGCACGCCGACCCCTCCTACACCGGCTCGCCGCCGGAGGACTCCGTGTTCTACGGCCGCATGATCCCAAGCCAG AAAACGAAATGGGGGGACGTGAGCCTGGTGGAGGCGGAGAGCCGGCTGCTGGCGAGCGCGCTCCTGGACTACGGCAACGAGCGCTTCGTGCTGCTGTCGGAGGCGTGCATCCCCGTCCGCAACTTCACCACCGTGCACGCCTTCCTCGCCGGCTCCGCCACCAGCTTCGTCGACAGCTACGGCGACGGCGACTGCCGGGCGCGCTACGACAGGTACTTCGCCGAGCGCACCAACATCACCATCGAGCACTGGCGCAAGGGCGCGCAGTGGTTCGAGATGGACCGCGCCCTGGCGCTGGAGGTCGTCGCCGACGAGCCCTATATCCAGATGTTCCGCGGCTTCTGCGTCGGCCGGTGGCGCTGCCTCACCGACGAGCACTACCTCCCGACGCTGCTCAGCCTGCTAGGGTGGGGCCCCCGCAACGCCAACCGGACCCTCACGTACGCGGACTGGAAGCGGCCGCAGGGGATGCACCCGCACACCTATGACAAGGTGGAGGTGACAGAGGAGCTTGTCAGGCGGATCAGGGAGGACGGCGGCAACcgctgcttctacaacggcgcCAGGAACGGCATCTGCAACCTGTTCGCCCGCAAGTTCGCGCCGGACACGCTCGAGGCGCTGCTCCGATTGGCTCCCAAGGTCATGGGCTTTGGGTGA
- the LOC112895467 gene encoding uncharacterized protein LOC112895467 produces MKDAKKPTRASRLGGRLVGVASMLLLVSLGFVLGVTSSNAMFIRFYLPFMPPLRSAAAAASSPPPQPSPTPPPPPTPTQDQRTGSAGFLTAPSGVMHNMTDEEMYWRASMAPMVRRAPDSRVPKVAFLFLVRGELPLRPLWEKFFEGHQGLYSIYVHAHPSYTGSPPADSVFYGRYIPSQRTKWGDASLVEAERRLLANALLDLGNERFALFSEACIPLYDFPTVYAFLTGANTSFVDCYENGGSRSRYRPFFATRNITLARWRKGAQWFEMDRALALESVADDFCFPAFRDFCVGRSECLIDEHYLPTLVSLLGWGPRNANRTLTYADWKRAVNRHPHTHGGEEVTEALIREIREDGGGRCFYNGARNGICNLFARKFSPDALEPLLRVAPKVMGFG; encoded by the exons ATGAAGGACGCGAAGAAGCCCACGCGGGCGTCCCGCCTGGGCGGGAGGCTCGTCGGCGTGGCGTCCATGCTCCTCCTCGTCTCGCTGGGGTTCGTCCTCGGCGTGACCTCCTCCAACGCCATGTTCATCAGGTTCTACCTCCCTTTCATGCCGCCGCTACGCTCcgctgccgcggcggcgtcctcgcccccgccgcagccgtcgcccacgccgccaccgccgccgacgccgacgcaaGACCAGCGGACGGGGTCGGCGGGGTTCCTGACGGCGCCGAGCGGCGTCATGCACAACATGACCGACGAGGAGATGTACTGGCGAGCGTCCATGGCGCCCATGGTCCGCCGCGCGCCCGACAGCCGCGTGCCGAAGGTCGCCTTCTTGTTCCTGGTCCGGGGGGAGCTGCCGCTGCGGCCGCTGTGGGAGAAGTTCTTCGAGGGCCACCAGGGGCTCTACTCCATCTACGTGCACGCCCACCCCTCCTACAccggctcgccgccggcggacTCCGTCTTCTACGGCCGCTACATTCCGAGCCAG AGGACGAAATGGGGCGACGCGAGCCTGgtggaggccgagcggcggctgCTGGCGAACGCGCTCCTGGACCTCGGCAACGAGCGGTTCGCGCTCTTCTCGGAGGCGTGCATCCCGCTGTACGACTTCCCCACCGTGTACGCCTTCCTCACCGGCGCCAACACCAGCTTCGTCGACTGCTACGAGAACGGCGGCAGCCGGTCGCGGTACCGGCCCTTCTTCGCCACCCGCAACATCACGCTGGCGCGGTGGCGCAAGGGCGCGCAGTGGTTCGAGATGGACCGCGCGCTCGCCCTCGAGTCCGTCGCCGACGACTTCTGCTTCCCAGCGTTCCGCGACTTCTGCGTGGGGCGGAGCGAGTGCCTCATCGACGAGCACTACCTCCCGACGCTGgtgagcctgctggggtggggcCCCCGCAACGCCAACCGCACGCTCACGTACGCCGACTGGAAGCGCGCCGTCAACCGGCACCCGCACACCCACGGCGGGGAGGAGGTGACGGAGGcgctcatcagggagatccgggaggacggcggcgggcggtgcttCTACAACGGCGCCCGGAACGGCATCTGCAACCTGTTCGCGCGCAAGTTCTCGCCGGACGCGCTCGAGCCGCTGCTCCGGGTGGCGCCCAAGGTCATGGGGTTCGGCTGA